Below is a genomic region from Trichocoleus sp..
TTGTATCGGCTTTTAGCGCAATCCACCGTCCTGTACCATCCGCGTTAAACTTCGCAGCATAAAGCATCCCATCCGAGAGCAGGCTAGAGTTTGCCTTGTCCTGGGGATTCCGCACAATGCTGTTGCTCACAAACTTATAGAGATGTCCGCCCCGTCGATCGCACCCGGAATAGAATGCCAGTTTCTTCCCAGCCACGGCCCGAACGCCAACTGCCTCATGCCGGAAGCGACCAAGCCAGGTATGCTTCGTGCCATAGTCATCCGGGTTCGCTGGATCAACTTCCACCATCCAGCCATACTTATTGCCTGCCAACCCTAGGGCATTACCAAGACCTGTAATTTCTTCCGCGTCCATATTAAAGGGCTTTTTGCTGGGGTTCAGAGAAGTTCCATCAGCATAAACAGCTTCAGGGACATAGCTCTGGTAGTTTTCTTCAGCGCTGAAAACCGTACCCCAGGGTGTTGTGCCACCCGCACAGTTGCTAAAGCTGCCAATAATCCGATCGCCCAATCCATCTACATACCCCTGACCGCTGGTCTTCTGGAAGACTGCAACTGCTGGCCCCGTTGATTTCAAATACTTCCCATCCTCCAAGCCCGAAATTCCCATAATGCGGCGATCGGCGCTGGAGTTGGTTCGCAGCCACTTCCCATCTGCTGCTTTGCGAATTGAAATCACAGAAAGACCTAAATCAGTTAGAGCGGTTTTGCTGAGGGTAAGGATTGCTGCTTTCGTCGCATCACTGTCGGGTAGCGCAAACGCATCGATCCCCGCTTCCCCGGCAGCTTTCACGGCAGCTTGTACAACATCTAAAGGCAAAGCCTGACCGATCACCTGCTGATAGGTTTGCATCCAGGGCTTGGCGCTGATGTACTCATGGTTGACCGTGAGCCACCCTTCATCAGAAGCAGTTTCCACAAAAGAAAGATAGTCGTTGTTGTAGCCAAAATGCGAGTCACCCACTCGATCGCCCCAGGCAGCAACCACATCATAGGTATAGCCTTCTGGCAACACCAGGTCATCAACCACTGTAAATTTGCTATAGTCGCTCAGTTGTTTGTCCCGGTTCATGCTGTCTGTCAGGAGCGGCATTGGACCTTGGATTGGTTTAAAGCTGAGCCGAGATGCCGAAACGCCTTGTGCTGATGCAGCTTCCCCTTGCTGTAACAAGGACGATTGTTTCCCGCTCACCAGCGGCTGAAGGGCGATCGAACCTGCACCCATCCCCAGAAACATCAAGAAGTGCCTACGCTTGAGTGACATAGCAGAGTTTCCCAAAGTTATTCTTATCTAGCTTGTCTGTCGAATCACTGGACAATGAGGCGGCGCGAAATGCAGCAGTACCCCATAGGGCAGACTCTAGCAATGTTGGTTTAAGTGCTGATGATCATTCTGTTAAGGACACATCCCTGTTCAGAGATTAAGCAAACTTAAGCAAAAGGACCGATCGGCAACTCCTGAATCGGGAGAACAATAGACTTCTCTATCTTTCGCAACATTTCTTAAGCTTGAATCGATCGCTAGATTCAGACTAAGGCTAGGCACATTTGCTTATTTTTATGAGATCATGGCAGAAGTGGACAATGTTAAAAGCTGTTCAGCTTGATGCAAAAATTAACCTTTGCAGCAGGTCTGCATCAATTAGTTGTAGTTTCTTATACAAGAGTTAAACTTTAAATAACAAACAATTTGATTTTTCTTTACCCTATCGTCTGCCCCGGTATTTCTCTATTGCTGCTGTAGTTTGTCGGTAAGACCTTTATTCGACTCATAAAAAAATTTCTATTTAAACTTCAACTGAATTCAAAGAGGCACAGCGAAGCGTGAATTACTCTCCCTTTAGCCAGATGCGACGTTACGACTCACAAGCCATTGCTCGGTACTACCGCTATCGTCCTTGGCGAGCAATTTGGCGAATGTTCGTCGTTATTTGGCTATTCTCCCGATTTATATTGGGGTTGCGGTGGGATAAATGGACGAACCAGGAAGAAGCCCAGAAAACGAAGCGGGCAGTTCAACTCCGGCAACTGCTGACGCGCCTCGGTCCCACTTATATCAAAGTTGGACAAGCCCTTTCCACTCGTCCAGATTTAGTACGCAAAGACTTTTTAGATGAACTGACAAAGCTGCAAGACCGGCTCCCGCCATTCCCGACACCGCTTGCCTTTGACATTATTGAACGAGAACTCGATCGATCGGTCGAGGAGATGTTTGATCCAATCTCTGCTGAGCCGATCGCAGCGGCAAGTTTGGGGCAGGTCTATCATGCTTACTTGCAAACTGGGGAAGAGGTTGCCGTTAAGGTGCAACGTCCAAATCTGCTGCCCGTTCTAACCCTTGACCTCTATTTGATGCGTTGGGCAGCAAGCTGGCTGGGTCCACTACTACCGCTGAATCTGGGCCACAACTTGACTTTGATTGTGGATGAGTTTGGCACAAAGCTGTTTGAGGAAGTTGACTACCTCAACGAAGGGCGCAATGCCGAGAAGTTTGCTGCCAACTTTTCAGATGATCCAACGGTGAAGGTGCCATCTATCTATTGGCGATACAGCAGCCAACGGGTTTTGGTGCTGGAGTGGATTAACGGCTTCAAACTCACTGACATCAACAAAATTCAGGAGTCGAATCTCAATGCAGATAGGCTGATTGAAATTGGTGTCACCTCTGGTCTAAGGCAATTGCTGGAGTATGGCTTCTTCCACGCTGACCCCCACCCTGGCAACCTTTTTGCAACGCCGAACGGTCAGATGGCATATATCGACTTTGGCATGATGGATCAGCTGAGCGAGATAACGAAGGAAACGCTCGTTGATTCTATTGTGCATCTGATCAACAAGGATTACGAAGACCTGGCAAAGGATTTCGTGAAGCTAGGCTTCCTGACCCCTGACACTGATATTCAGCCGATCGTGCCTGCGCTAGAAATCGTTTTGGGGAGTGCTTTAGGTGAAAGTGTCCGAGACTTTAACTTCAAGACCATCACCGATCAGTTTGCTTCCTTGATGTATGAGTATCCGTTCCGCCTCCCAGCCCAGTTTGCGCTGATTATTCGATCGCTCGTCACGCAAGAAGGACTGGCACTGAGCCTCAACCCCGACTTCAAAATTGTGGATGTTGCCTTTCCCTATATTGCGAAGCGGCTCTTAACTGGAGAATCTCCGCAATTGCGACGACGGTTAATCGATGTTTTGTTCAAAGATGGCAAATTTCAGTGGCATCGCCTGGAGAACCTGCTTTCGATCGCCCGCTCCGACAACAATTTTGACATTCTGCCCACGGCACAACTCGGTTTACAATACCTCTTATCGGAAGAAGGACAGTATCTGCGGCGACAGTTGATCCTGGCTTTGGTTGAAAACGATCGGCTCCACACCGAAGAAGTACAGCGGCTGTGGAATCTGATTAAAGACGACATCAAGCCCGATCGTCTGTTTAGTGCGGCTTTGGGGGCGCTAACGGGCTTATCGACTGCTGGAGCCACTGCCCTTTTACCCTCCATGGTTGCCTTCATCAATTCCCCGAAACTTGAGAACCCCAAACCCTAGAAGGCGATCGATTATTCAGTTCATAATCCCTTATCCCCAATCTCATGGAGCAATACATTCCTTACTACGAACCGCCGTATTTTCTGCTGGTTGCTGGGTTACTGGCTGGTATCACCTCTGGGGCTGCATTTGAAGCGACGTTAAAGCAGTCTGTTCATGCCTGGGCAAAAAGCCGCTCCACGCGCAACCTGGCAAATTTACAAGGATTACCGCTCCTGATTCCATTTCTGGGCATGTGCGGCGGCATCTGTATTTTTCTGGCGTCGGGTCTCTCGATCTTTGGGTTTCCGAACTCGCTTTCCTATGGCATCGCTTTTCCCCTAACGCTATTTATTGGCTTTTTGGTTTGGTCGCAATTGGGCAAAATTTTGGTGCAGCTAGAGCAGGGCGGCTCAAAAGCACTCGACCTTGACATTTACTAAAAGCAAAACTCTAAATGCGGTGATGTGAGTTCGATCGCATTGAAGTACCCCTGCGGGGCGGATTTTCCGCCCTTTTTTGCTGGCACTCGACCCGACCCCGATGAATTTCTGCGCTCTCCGGATCGCCTGCAATGATGTCGCTATACTAAACCAACAAAGATTGCAAGAAAAAAACAGTTTTTGGGTTTACTCAGCTTAGGCATTTTTGCCTCTGGTTCGACCAGTCATCACCATACGCAATCTCACCATATACAACTCTACGATCGCAGCCCGTGTTACCTCCAATTGTGCATGAGGGGAGTTTCAATCCCTTTAAGTTTTGGTTCAACAACAGCGTGCAGGACGGCATGTACTATCAGAGTGAACTGTTTTGCCGTCTACAGTCTGTACCTGCTCGCTATCGTGCTCAGCTCTATCACTATGCCTGTCGGTTAGCCCAGAAAGAGAGCATTATTGTCAGTGCTGGTCCAGAGTCCTACAGTATTTGGATTGGTCTTCGTAGTCCTGATGCGATCGAACACATTACCGGAAATTGCCCTCTGCCCGCCTTCTTACAGTTTGCTCACCAACAACCTATGCCACCTGTGCCCCCGCCTCAGGAAGCCTAGAGCTTTGAAAGAGTTGCTGTAGATTTCATGGGAAAAGGACAAAAGGAGAGAACCGGAAACTGCATGATAAAACGGGTTTGCATCGCTGCACTATCCACCTGAATTGTGCCATTAAGATGCTCAACCAAGCGTTTAACTAACGCTAATCCTAAACCCGTTCCCCCTTGCTTCCAGGGATCGGCATTTGGCACGCGATAGAACTTTTCAAAAATGCGACTCAGTTCTTTCTCCGGAATTTCGGAGCCGCTATTAATCACCTGAATCGTAATTTGATCCTGGTTGAGATTGGCAACAACGAAAATTTTCTCGCGAGGGGGCGTATATTTGCAGGCATTGTGGAGCAGTTCTGCCATAATTCGCTTCAGTGCTGCCTCATCTGTCTGAAATAAGGGGAACTGTGATTCCATTTCCAGCGTTAGCTGCTGCTCTCTCGCATGTGCCCGGTCTTTAAAGGACTGGATCAGTTCAGGCAACCAATCTTTCAAATTCACTAAGTCCATCATGCTAGGTTCCATGCCTGCGTCAAGTCGCTGCAGATCGAGCAGGTCATTGATCAGGCTAATTTCTCGCTCACATTCGCTGTCCAACACTTGCAGATATTGTGACAGTCTGCTGCGGTAGGGGGAGTCCACCGTTACGCCAATGCTGGTCACTTTGTTTAAGTTGACTCCCAGCATTTGGATCGCCATTTTCATATTTGCAACGGGCGATCGAAGCTCATGAGAAACCGTACTGAGAAAGTCATCTTTGAGCAAACTCAGCGTTTCCATCTCCACTAGACGCTCCTGCGCCGCTTGATAGAGACGAGCTTGCCGGATGGCAATGGCACAATGGTTAGCAACCTGCTGTGCTAATCGCACCTCTCGCTCCTCAAACCAAGTTTCACTCTCTCTAAACAGCCAGATATCGCCTAAAATTTCGTGGCTGTCTCCAATGGGACAAGCAAGAATTGTATAGCTTTGCTGAGGAACCAACTCTGGAGCAAGAACAGGATGAACGCAAAATTGAACCGTCTCGCCCTTGAGCAGTTGGGCATGAACCCCAGGAAATTCTTCTACTCCGTCTATCCCATAGCTTTGGCCTGAGTTCACTGGAGATTCAGTCAGGAAAAACTGGGTCTGAATGATTGTCTTTCTGGCTTGTAGATCAAAAATTGCTGTATTGCAGCCAATAATTTGCAATTCAGTTGTCAATTCTTGCACAGTGGCTTGCAAAATATGGTTCTCGTCCAGGCTATCTCGAACGCGATCGGTGATGCGTTGCAGGAGATCTGCAAAGTTGAGCGACTGTTTCAGTTGATAGGTTCGTTCTTGAACCTGCTGCTCCAGATAAATTTCTGAGTCTTTCAGCAACTGCTCCCGAACCCGGATGCGATCGATCATGCTTTGAAAAACTCGCGCAAGCAGGTCAAATTCATCGGGTAACCACCTGCGGTCGATGAAAAAAAAGTTGTGATTGTAATCTCCCGTTCCTGTTTTTTCGGCTGCGGCAGAAAGTTGATTTAACTGTTTCGTGAGTAGCCCCGACAGAAAATAAATCAGAACAAACAGAACGCTATAAGTTGTGATGAAAGCAATCAAAAGTCGATCGCGAATCCCTTGTTGAATCGCAAGAATATAGCCTGCTTGATAGTCAATTCCAAGTGCTCCAACAGGATCGCCTTTTGAGTTAAGAATCGGCGTTACTCCAGTTGCCCAAACGCCCCATTTATCGGCTGCAATTGATAAATCAACTGTTTGTACTTTGAGCCCTTTCAGTAAAATATCGTCTTCTTTAAGAGCGATTTTATAATACTCTAAAAACTTTGCGCCTTTAATGCGATGGTTCACCGCAGTATCGCTGCCAATAAAGATAATCGCTTTAGGTTCAGAAGCTGGAACGTAAGTATAAATAAAGGCTTGGGGATTAATTGAAGAAACGGCTGCTAACCACTGCACATGCTGCCAATAGCGAGGATCATCAGAGTAACCATCAGAACGTGGCTTTGCCTGCCTTAAAGCAACAAACGAATCACCATCAATTCCTTTTACTGCTCCATTCAGCGTTTGAACTAAGTCCTCCTGAACGTGCTCCATCGATTTTTGAGTAGAGAACTGATAGAACCAGTAATAAACGCCAGAGAAAACAGCGACAAACAGAACTGTAAAACTTGATAAAAGTTTGAGGCGAAGGCTTACCAACTTTAGGGATCGTTCGGTAGATGGTGGTCTTGTCATTCGTTGCAAAAGTTGCACAAAGAAGTTGCACAAAACAGGATAGGGCAGCCAGCTTTAGAGTGCCCAGAAACCCAAACGTCCTCTCGTCAGAATTAAGAAGATTTCACAAACGCTAAGCGCGGTAAGCAACAAAAGTTACTGGTCAGATTGCGGCGTTAGCCGATCGCGCCAGACCCGCACTGCTATTTGAAGGCGATCGGAGAGCCAGCTATCGTATTGGGGGTAAATCGGCAAACGCGGCTGGAGCTGCCAACCCAAGTGATTCAGCGTCATCGTTAAAGCTGCATCGTGGGGATGAGGATAATCGGGGTTGACTTCATCTTTGGGGCCAATTCCCCCCAGGTCTGTTGCGCCTGCCTCTAGGCAAGCCGATAAATGCTCAGGAGCGGGAACCAGATTAGGAGGAATTTGGATTGTAATGTCGTGGGGCAACAGTTTACGAGCCATCTGCACGACTCTTACCAAGGTTTCAGGAGAGAATGCTTCCCCTTCCCAGGCTTGACTGTGACCTGGACAATGAGGCTGCAAAATGACTTCCTGAATATGTTTGTAGCGGTGATGTACCTGGGCGATCGTCTCTAGCGTGGTAAGCCTGTCTGCCTCCGTTTCTCCAATGCCCAGTAGCAATCCGGTGGTGAAAGGGATTTGCAGCTCGCCTGCCCATTCCAACTGCTGTAGCCGCACCGCAGGAACTTTGCTCGGCGCATGACGATGGACAGATTCCAGCAAAGTGGAGGTCATTTGCTCCAGCATCAACCCCATTGACACATTCACTGCTTTTAGCTGCGCCATTTCCTCAAACTGGAGAATTCCGGCATTGGTATGAGGTAAAAACCCTAAATCGAGGGCTAACTCACACAGATCATAAATTCGCTGAAACCAGATCGATCGATTTGGGCTGTGCGGATGCACTTCTCCACTCAAAACCAAAATTTCGATCACGCCCTGAGACTGAAGTTCTCGTAGCCGAGCTTCTGCCACTGCTAGACTGAGCCATTCATCCTGTCCCGGATCAACTCGAAAGTTGCAGTAAGTACAACGATTAAAGCATTCGTAAGTTGGAACCAGTGTATAGGCAGGGCTATAGGTTGCGCGTTTGGTCTGGGCTTTTGGAGTGGCGGCGATCGAGGAAACCATGGGGAAATCGAGATCAGGGAAGAGGGTGGGGCTGGGGGGCAGGGAACCAATGATTTGAAGCGGCTCTCATGGGTGGGTCAATCAGCCAGAACGACCGCCAATCATGCTGTTGTTCTACACCCCTCACCCCTACCTCGAATTACACTGCTACCTTAACGCGATTGACAGTTGCCAGTGCTTCAACCAGGCTTCTGACTGCCGCGATCATGGCAATCTCACTGTTGAGTTGATTGATTGCAGAGCCAACCCCAATCCCTGATGCACCCGCTGCGATCGCCATTGGAGCCGTCACATTCGACAAGCCAGACGCACAGAGAACAGGCACATTGACCGCAGCCGAAATCTCACGGGCAGCAGCAAGCGTAGGAGCTGCCTTTTCAATCAGACCCAGCGTGCCAGCATGGACGGGCTGACTGCTAGTGCCGCCTTCGGTTTGAATGATATCTGCGCCTGCTTTGACCAGGGCTTCCGCTAAGTGAACCTGCTGATCGAGTTCTAGAATGTGAGGAACAGTGACAGAGAGGGTGATATGGGGCAACAGGGCACGGGTGCGCTGCGTCAGCTCCAGCACTTCTGCGGCTTCAAACCGGATACCCTGAGCATAGAAAGCGTCAAAGTTACCGATCTCAATTAGATCTGCACCTGCGGCAACGGCAGTCACAAACTGCTTTGGGTCAACAGCAGAAACACAAATGGGCAGCGAGGTCAGTTGCTTTGCCAGGCGTACCAGATTTGCATCTGCGGCAATATCAACAAAGGTTGCCCCTCCTCGATCGGCTGCTTTGACAACGGCAGCAACGCGATCGGCATCAAAATTGGTTAAGCCGCTAATGACTTTTAGCGCGTTCCCCTGTTGAAATGCCTGATGAAGCGTGGGATGAATTGACATGAATCTCTCCATTGAATAGCTGGACTGAATCACTGGACTTGAATCGTTTTGCACTCAACAAATCCTATCGGTCATTGGCATTATTGTGCCAGTTCCGGGAGACTCATACCAGAGACAGAGAAGATGTGATTGTGATCACGTTTGCCAGCGACAGGAGCAAGTAAGCTGCTGAAGTTTGCATCAGGGTATCTTAAATGAAAATAAATGTACTAGGAAAAGCCAAGCCGATCGCCGCTCCCAGTACGATTGAGGGGAATGTCTTGGCAGGCAAGCCTACCCTGTTTAAGTTTGATTTGCTTAAACGAAGTGCGTTAAGTGTTGGGCTATCTACAAAACGTCCTGCGGTGCTGGAGTTATTCAATGGATTGGGAAAGCGAATCAGTCAGGCTCCGCGCATCCGAACAAGCAATGCAGCAATCCGTTTAAGTGAAGCAACAGGGACTTATTACCTGAAGCTGTCAGTCAGGCAAGGCAGGACAAAATTCAGGCTCTCTTTAGACAGCGTCGATTTGGAAAATGCTCCGGTTACTTCGGCTGCTCCTGTCTCCCCTGCATCGCCACCTGGCACTTCCCCGATCGCCCCCGCTCAGCCTCCATCTCCCCCTGTTGTTACACCCGTCTCACTGCCATCTGATCCAAACACTGTTATTTATGCGGCAAATACCCCGCGTGATGCTCAACCTCAGCAAACTCCGACCTTTGCACCGATCGGCACAAATCCAGCTTCACAATATGCGTTGGGCATCATCAACGAATACCGCAGGCTCTCAGGACTGCAACCCCTGTCTCTGAACATCAAGCTCTCCTACGCGGCTGAAGCCCATAGCCAGGACATGGCAATTAATAACTATGTGGGCAAAACAGGGTCTCTCGGCTCATCGATCGCCAGTCGAGTTGCCGCTGCTGGATATGCTGCCGCCCAGTCTGGTGAAATTGCTTATGTCGGACAGGTCACTGCCATGAATGCCTTCACCGATTGGACCAATGATCCAGAAGCGCGGGCAAATTTGCTTAATCCAGTGTTCAAAGATGTGGGGATTAGTACATTCCGATTGGGTTCTACCAACGCATGGACGATCGATTTTGCCAACCCGATGCGTTAAGACCTCTTTGTGAAGGCATCTGCAAATCACCCATGCTCTGATCCAACCTGATCCATCTGCCTCCCTCGCTTCTCTCTCGCTTTTCTACCTCTCATCTTTACCAGTTCGCCTAAGATCAGAACCAGAGTGTGTGATAGGGAGTGAGCTGTGGAAGTTGGACGGCGGCGTTTTTTGAACTGGAGTTGGGCAGGAATTGGATGGGTTGGGCTATCGCTCTGGGGCTGTGCTGCCAAAAACCAGACTCCAGCGAAGGTAGAAGCTCCTCAGACGCTCAAGTTGAGCAGTTCTGCTTTTGATCCGGATGGACTCATTCCAGCAAAATATACCTGTGACGGTGAAAATCGATCGCCTGCTCTCAGTTGGGATGCGCCGCCTGCTGCAACCCGCAGTTTGGTGCTGCTTGTCAGTGACCCAGATGCACCCGGAAAAACCTTTATTCATTGGGTGCTGTATGACCTACCACCCGAAACCCGTCAGTTGCCAGAAGGCATGAAAGCAGATCCAATCCTCGTTCAGGGAGGGGTGCAGGGAAAAAGTGATTTTGGCAAATATGGCTATGGGGGTCCCTGTCCACCTCAGGGAACGCATCGCTATGTCTTCACGCTCTATGCTTTAGATACAGTGCTCGATTTGCCGCCCGGTGCGAAACAAGCAGATGTTTTAAAAGCGATCGAAGGGCATATCCTGGCACAAGCAGAACTCGTCGGTCGTTATGGGCGCTAACCGCAGGAGGACGCAAATGCCGAAATTGGGACTGCGGGCGCGATTGTTCTTCTCGCATATTATTGTGATGATTGTCGGGCTGTTGACGCTGTTAGCGATCGGCAAAATTTCTTCTCCCCGATTTTTTGTGTTTTATCTGCGGCAAATTGAAGTCGGTGGTTTTAGTGTGCGGCAGGTGCGGACGCAGTTAATTCAGAGCTTTGAGGATGCCTGGAGCCAGGGGGCTTTCTGGTCGATGGTGGTGGGAGCAACAACGGCAGGTGGTTTGAGCTACTGGGTGACAAAGCGAGTGGTGCAGCCGCTGATTCAAATGGAGGAAATCACCAAAAAGTTTGCTGCTGGACAGCTAGAAGAACGAGTTCCATCCAGCGAAATTCCAGAAGTCGATCAACTAGCAGATAGCTTTAACCGCATGGCAGCCACGCTGGAGGGCGTCGAGCAGCGCCGCAGAGAATTGGTGAGTGACCTATCTCACGAATTACGAACGCCATTAACGGTTTTACGGGGCTATCTAGAAGGCTTGGCTGACGGTACGATCGACCCCTCTCCTGACATTTATCTGCGGCTTTCTAGAGAAACAACGCGAATGCAGCGACTAGTCAACGATCTGCAAGAGCTATCCAAAATGGAAGCAGGCTATTTGCCGATCGATGCTCGTTCGCTAGATCTACAGCCACTTTTAACGGCAATTGTGCAGCGATTTTCAGATCAGCTTTTGGCAGAGAATAGTCCGCTGATGCTGCTCGACTATCCACCTGATACACCCATGGTGCTGGCGGATCCCTTTCGGGTTGAGCAAATTCTCGTCAATTTGATTGGCAACGCGCTACGCTACACCCCCACAGGCTCCGTTACGGTACAAGTGCGCTCAGAAGCCGATCGCGTTTGGGTTGCTGTCGTCGATACAGGTCAGGGAATGGCAGGGGAAGATCTGCCCCATGTATTTGAGCGCTTCTGGCGGGCAGATCGATCGCGCGATCGACATTCTGGGGGAACTGGCATTGGGCTGGCAATCTGTCGCCGTTTAGTTGAACTGCAAGGGGGAGCGATCGAGGTACAGAGTCAGCTTGGCAGAGGGAGTACATTCAGGTTTTCGCTGCCCTTAGCCGGAAAGAAGAGTTAAGAATGCGATTCCTCTCCCTGATCCTCTCCCGCGATATACCTCATTGAAATAGCAAAAAGATGGCAAATTCCTCCAGCAGTAGGACGACTCCCCATGACAAAAGCAATAGATTGAATAGGCAGGCTTAAATTTGCGGATAGTGGATGCCGATCATGAATGAGCAGGAGCGTAAACAGCAGGTAATGAACATCGATCGAGAGGTTGAAGCACTCATTGAAGAAACCAAAGCAATTGATAAAGAAATGGAAGTAGAGGAGCGAGAAAGGATTTCTGAGGAGGGTAAGAAAAACGCAAAAGAGATGAATGATAGTTCTCTCTCTTGAGGATTTTGTGAATGGGAGGTAACAGATAATCAGGAAGATTGCTTAGTTTTTGCTGGCTAAACAGTCGCTACCCCCATTAACCCTCGATCGAAATAATTATCAACTGTCTTTCTAACCGATCTTTCTAACCAATTGCTGACA
It encodes:
- a CDS encoding HAMP domain-containing sensor histidine kinase, translated to MPKLGLRARLFFSHIIVMIVGLLTLLAIGKISSPRFFVFYLRQIEVGGFSVRQVRTQLIQSFEDAWSQGAFWSMVVGATTAGGLSYWVTKRVVQPLIQMEEITKKFAAGQLEERVPSSEIPEVDQLADSFNRMAATLEGVEQRRRELVSDLSHELRTPLTVLRGYLEGLADGTIDPSPDIYLRLSRETTRMQRLVNDLQELSKMEAGYLPIDARSLDLQPLLTAIVQRFSDQLLAENSPLMLLDYPPDTPMVLADPFRVEQILVNLIGNALRYTPTGSVTVQVRSEADRVWVAVVDTGQGMAGEDLPHVFERFWRADRSRDRHSGGTGIGLAICRRLVELQGGAIEVQSQLGRGSTFRFSLPLAGKKS